The nucleotide window atctggcatgccTCAACAAAGCCTGGTCAGAGGAACACACCCTTAATCTTGTGCCAGTTTTATTTGCAGGACAAGGATTGTCCAGACTTTCAAGAATGCCTGAATTGCTTTGGCTTGCTTTTATGGTTGACTGGGTGGATGCAAGCTTCACCATTCAATTATTTCAGATCTAGAGGAGTGCAATTATAATATGGCATGAGACAATTATTGCATTCTGTCCATGCTGGCTTTCgagggctacctgagacatgaaacagatagccTGTATGCACTGCCACCTGTCTCAAATGTATTAATTCACATTTGTCCTAAATGGGTAATAAAAACACTTCAACCACTTAATTTATATTTAACACTGGGTTTTAgccatttttgttgttgatttgacGAGACATACGAGACAAGAAATGAAAGCGCATCGCAGCAGGCGATTCAATTGTCGGGACAATTTTTTTATGCCAACTTTCtaaatttacattttttttaaaacaaaaaaTCACTGGAAAAGTAATGGAATAGCTCGTGATATCATGGAAGGAAGAAAGCAATACTGCATTTCCAGAGAATTTGAACAGGTACAGAAAGAGACTTAAGCTTGTTTGGAATTGGAACTTTCCCATTTCTTATTCATCGCTTAGAAGTGTTGTAAATTTACCATCAAATCAACTGGGATATAGGGTACTATTGGGCGAGACGCACCCTGGGGTAAGGCGTGCCCTGCCCCTGAAAatctcacaacaacaacaaatgtccTCTATTTCAACATTTTTGAAGTCATGCCATCAAAAATTTTGAGTGAAATGTATTTAATTATTTATCATTTAGAAAAAGTTGTATATATAATCCAATGAAGTTAGATACATTTTGTTTTTTGATATATACATGTAAGGAAGCCTTAAGATAAATCATCCATTTGTTTAGAGGGAAACATTTGGATTTTATTAGTAAAGTGGTAATATGTTAGGTTAGTATGTTGAGGGCAGGAATCCGTCTGCCACACCAATGCGGCAAGATATCTCTTTATTGATCATTTGTATCTAGCTGTAATTTAGGCACTGACTAgccaagttagctagctagcaacctaaCGAGCAGAACGTttagttttagtttagtttattttatttttacagggacagtgcacattaatcaacgtttcagtaaaagtgccggttttagccagccggctaattttcaaccgcagtccctgggcaggttattaaaaacaattacaatatagacaatagcaccatagaacaagcaagacatagcaacataggacaagcaagacatagcatacagacagagcaacataggacaagcaagacgtagcagacagagcaacacagaacaaaaagcagcaagacaaaattcataaaagcaacaaagtgtttccacacctcacaagctacagacaacagacaacatggaaagcggcaacacacagctagggaccatgttcacaaatctgattgacctttagccatgtcctcaagcattttgtgaaagtgtgatatgtggtgcagttatgtgtgtctgatggcagtgtattccagacatgggaagctctcacagagaatgcagatttactaaaggtgcttttccttaggggaactatacagtcacctctcatggcagaccttgtggatctgctgccatatgtctgggttttctgtttatcAAAAATATTGAGTCTGAGGTGAATTAAATGCATGCCAGCTAGTTAGCATAACATGTCTGTTATCATAGTCAGATAATCCCCCAGTTATCAGGATTAGGGGGCGGAATTAGAATAGGagccagggttaggattagaataaggtttggggttaggataaAAACATATGCTAAATGGCATACGAATAGGGTTTACGGTTAGGCTAGGTTCAGAATAGGAATTAGGTTACGGGTCAGTTGACCTGGCGGAGAGGATGGGAATCCAAAACACATTGAATAAGGAAAGGCAGTTGGCAGGCATAGACTGGTTTTAACAGTTTTATGAAGCAGCACCCAGGATTATCCATCCGTATATCCCACAAGCAACCAGTCTGGCTCGAGCTGTAGGCTTCACACCCACCATGACCTCTACCCCTGCCACATCAACCACCAACACAACTTCCACCTGTTGTGTCAGAATCCAAATTCTTTAGGTAACATtaataaataagatgttttatcaaTTTTCATAAGTATGCTTATGTGGGGAAAGTTACTTGTGccccagaggggagaggtcaggcttgtcttcttatgggaatgtgtctgtaactattACATGTCCCCTCTGAGGTTGTCCTTATCTTGATTTAGTGTAAAGCCTAGGAGGCTCACTGTCTTTTCtgatcttgtccaggaggggtgtatttgagatgggagtatctcaAATTGAcaaatgccattggatgaggtaatgttttggtcctaagtggtaccaagaagtgggagaactttgtttaggagaccaaactgaacaataatttatagctaatgctgtctggctatgggatactcctctctcaagtaaagtcttcctttgtaatgttcCTAAAAATCTGTTATTTGTCATGTGAGCTGAGAGGAGTGTGTCTTCActataaatgatactaagaaTTGTTTTTAAGCACTCAGAattaatttatagacactgaattgatctgagagtcacagggctatggtgaagctcaattatggactttatgataTAACTGacttgctctcatgatttggtaatacaggaaatttccacgacacacCCCACAGGTCTCCAGTGACCTTCCTCCAAATATTGGTAAGGGAAACGTCAGCacacatttaactaggcaagtaaagAACACTTATTTAAAGTGaccgcctaccccggccaaaccctaacaagtGCACCGCCCtacaggactcccaatcacgcccAGTCAATTCAGGGTCTATAGTTACGCCTccagcactgaaatgcagtgccttagacctctgcgccactcgggagcccatcaTTATTGAACCAATAGTCATGAGTTCCTGTTCAAAAGTACCAGGTCTACAAACAGCAGCCATATTGGAGTCACCCCCCAGGCCAAGGAAAAGGCCAAGTCAGCTACAGTCGACATCTTCACCCCACAAGAGGTTCCTGGAGGACAACGCAAagaaatcattttaaaaagggaGAAAGAAACCTGACGCTTGGTCTGTAATGAGTTCTGTTACCAGATACAGTGCAAGTACTGGGCTCGTGAGCTATGATGAAATTTAACTGGGGTGGGATTCATTTGTGACCTGTCAGGGGAAATGCCAGTGTTATGAAATGTTTAATCAGTTATATGTCAATGAATGTGCCAAAAACAGTTTGCTCTTGAACTGCTGGGATTTTCAATCTATGCGAATGATAGTCTAGTTAAACTGTTAGAAAGGTAGACATTTGCCAGTGAGGTATGAAAGACACTGAAACCAAGATAATCTTTGGGGTATATTCCCCTGATGGGCACTCtcctaaaaaaacacacacatttaaactAAGGTAAACTACAGCCATTTTCCTGAATTGTTACCTAAGCATGGCCATCAGCCACCTACAATCCCTAAACTTGGCTTGTCAATTTCATCTTGGGGTGGGCTACTGCTGAAAAAGTATCTTACAACCAGATGGTCACCTCTTGGCTATTTTGTGTAGATACCGGCTCCGCACTACTGGATTTAGGGTACATCTCATCAGGATCATAGCATTTTGACAACCATTagaaacaaacaccattgtaaagtAGTCATTTTATTGAAACATGCTCAAGTCAAAGGACTTCATATCCATACTGGGGATAGTAGAAAGTGATGCACCCTTCAGGCCACCTACAATTAGATGGCTGTAGAGACAGAAAAGACAGCCATCCCTGTAACAGGTTGAAGAATTGTTAGTAACATGCATCTCATTGCCGTTGGGGGATTTTACAGTAAAATAACCAGCACACACACCTGACAAGCAAAGTGTTCCAGACCATTACACCGACCAGTCAACTGAatacagaacacaatgacagatgAGTAGGTTACAGGTTCAAGTTCATTTGGCATCAAAGCTGATACAATTAAAAGCCAAGTGTAAACTATAGTCTTCAATGCCAAAATCACCAACCTTGTTCTACAGTAGGATATTTTACAAATTCACTGGGGATCCGGGTTTCAGAGTTTTCCACTATTGTGAGCGGTCCAAGAACAGAGTTTTGAACCAGGCCCTGGGGTtctgagaaaaatatatatataaattactTCAAGCTGCAGTCCCATCAGAACTCAAGAGTGATCAGCTCAAATGAATATGGAACTACAGTTTAGTCAGGCTTGAAATGAAGTGCCTCAAAATACCTGAATCCACACCCCTCTTCAACCGAGGCTTGCAACTCGAGTCACAGCACTTGCAGAGGTCACTTTGAGACGGGTCGTCCAGCAGCTCCCATCTATGAATTTTTAAAAAAGTTGGCTGTTGCATTGGCACTAACGTCATTATGGTCGTTATGTGACCAATACTTACTCTCCAGTCTCTTTAATGTAGTGGCAGGCCTTCTTTTCTATATCAAAAACCTCAGGGTCCCATGCAACAAGCTTACAATGAATATACACCTGGGGTGAAATAAGAGAACAGTCAAGAGCTACAGTATGAAAACAACCCAGTCATACCGAGAACTTGTGGTCCACTCACTTCCTCGCCTAAGGCAAACTTGAAGGACTGCAGGTAAAGCAGAATAGCAGACGAGTGGTACCTAGGCAGGAACCTGGAGTTCCCAGTCTTCCCATCTGCAAGGCAACTGAAAATGCATTGTGCAATGAGCAGACAAACAGAACTTCCATCCAGCAAATAAGCTAactttaaaatgtattcaatactTTAGCGCTAGGCAgtcaaaaaccaaaacgtgcaccctaCATGGCCATAGCCAGGTCTGGTACATACCCCTTGTTGGTGATGATGGGGTACACCAGGCTCGCAGACTGCAGTTCTGGTGTTGTGGCCGCCACACACTCCTCCAAGAGCAGCAGCAAGGGCTGATGGTCCTTCTGATCCACTGCTGCCCAGATGGGGATGAAAGAGCCCAGGGGAAACAGGCTGCTCTTAGCCAGACCAGTAAGGTCTTCTACATGcaacagagaggggaaggggcaCAATGCTCATACGTACTGTACAGCCACAGGTTTCAACTAGCTTTGGGCAGTGTCCTCTGCTAGGAATTTCTTTACCAGTTAAGTTGACTGAACATATTCTTACACTAATTGATGTTGTATGAGTCACTCACCATTGAGGAGTGCCATGTGGAAAACCAATCCTCCATGACCCTCAGCACTACCATAGGCAGGGATAAGGAATGGGGGAATCCATCCCTCAGGTCTACATACAAGGGGGAATGTTTAGTTTAATAATGAAGGTGGCAAAGGCTTAGGAAGATTTGATTCCAACACCATAGCTAGAGTACACTACACCCAATAGAGCCCTAAAACTCAACtcagttccactgcatttaaaaaaaaatctttcccctctaattagggactgatttagacctgggacaccaggtgtgtgcaattaatgaTAAAGTAGAACCGAAAGACAGCAGGGGCCAGACCTcttagggtaagagttgagtacccctggcATAGATGGTTACCTTATGTAAACACACTTAATATGGTGACTAATAGCAGCAGGTTTGGGCTTTCGGTTAGGTCTGTAAGTCAGGCTGGTTGAATAGATGTGTTTTTTGCCAGTCACCTGGGGAATAGAAGGAGAAGCATTATTCGTCGCAGGATCCAAAATGGCATACATTGGGTCAAGAGTTAGACAAGAGTTACCCGTTTCTTGATGGCACAGCCATTGAGGTTGTAGTGGAATGTCGCCATCCCTTCTCCCGTGGGAAGAACAGAAAATGTGGACggaacacagtgtccaaggaaaaGACGGGCAGCATGTTCAACCAACTCTGGACTGACCTTCCATGTCACTTTAATGGAGTGTTTCTCACAATCCACATTAAAATCTAAAAATATAAATTTGATAATGTCATCATTCACATCTCAAGAGCCAACACCACAACTTGGCTAGTCTGTTAGGCGGCCAGCATGAGATAAGTAGCCTATTCAAGTTAACATGGTATCAGCGCTACATAATCATATTATGCGTTCATTATTAGACGTACCTTCATTGGCAGCGCTTGCTGCTACGACAGCCAAAAGAATTGCACATTGCCAAAGGAGAGACATGACTGAATGATCTAGGAGTGCCCACAAACTAGAAATATTTATGGACCAATTGATCCTAATCATTTTAATTCTGAACACCTGTGAAAGGTCAAGGAGCGATAATTATAGACCTAAAAACATACCAACATCATCAGTTTTGGTATTTCCTGGTCTGAAAACATCCTTGAATTTGTATGGGTTTTAAAAGTAAAAATTGTAATAGTTACATATTTTCCCCATAAAGTAGTCTGCAAAGCGGAACCTATGTCTCACAAAACACAAAATGAGGGATTTTCGGTGAAATACATCAATTATATTTTACAACTGTGTTTGTGTTTCACCCCTCCTGAATTTCACCAAAATCCTGAATGCATATCAATCAAGATATGGAACTCAAGGGATAACAAACTCTACTGAGTCACTACTGGCACAAGTGAACTCCAAGATTTCATCTTTGTCCTCTGCTATACAAGCTATCTGCAGGCAGATTCAGAGGAATCTCCTGGACAAGTACGCTACCAAGTACATCATACAACCCTCGTCCTCACATTATATTATCCCTTGACaccattttttaaaaacctttgttt belongs to Oncorhynchus gorbuscha isolate QuinsamMale2020 ecotype Even-year linkage group LG22, OgorEven_v1.0, whole genome shotgun sequence and includes:
- the LOC124009200 gene encoding uncharacterized protein LOC124009200 produces the protein MIRINWSINISSLWALLDHSVMSLLWQCAILLAVVAASAANEDFNVDCEKHSIKVTWKVSPELVEHAARLFLGHCVPSTFSVLPTGEGMATFHYNLNGCAIKKRVTGKKHIYSTSLTYRPNRKPKPAAISHHIKCVYIRPEGWIPPFLIPAYGSAEGHGGLVFHMALLNEDLTGLAKSSLFPLGSFIPIWAAVDQKDHQPLLLLLEECVAATTPELQSASLVYPIITNKGCLADGKTGNSRFLPRYHSSAILLYLQSFKFALGEEVYIHCKLVAWDPEVFDIEKKACHYIKETGEWELLDDPSQSDLCKCCDSSCKPRLKRGVDSEPQGLVQNSVLGPLTIVENSETRIPSEFVKYPTVEQVDWSV